One segment of Carassius auratus strain Wakin chromosome 2, ASM336829v1, whole genome shotgun sequence DNA contains the following:
- the LOC113112652 gene encoding relaxin-3 receptor 1-like translates to MQGNSSALAPSLATCGPALDEGDALSNRIALHNLSLRCWLQLLSKESAEELYGDSSSMAMRVVIALVYLVVCALGLVGNLLALYLLHSRHRLKQSSINCFVMSLAVTDLQFVLTLPFWAVDTALDFRWPFGKVMCKIISSVTTMNMYASVFFLTAMSVARYCSLSSSLRMQCPKTASAEVKWASLGIWIVSVVATIPHAVYSTTAQVSDDELCLVRFSDSGNWDPQLLLGLYQTQKVLLGFVIPLVIICVCYLLLLRFVLRRRVSGIPGSESERGRHNRRSKVTRSVTIVVLSFFLCWLPNQALTLWGVLIKFDLVPFSNAFYNAQAYAFPITVCLAHTNSCLNPVLYCLIRQEYRTGLKKLLFRATPSIRNLAKLVHRGKKVAEAPAGVSVVQMEIGM, encoded by the coding sequence ATGCAGGGGAACAGCAGCGCGTTGGCACCGAGTTTAGCGACATGCGGTCCGGCACTGGACGAGGGCGATGCGCTGTCGAACCGGATCGCTCTCCACAACCTGTCGCTCCGCTGCTGGCTGCAGCTGCTCTCCAAAGAGTCCGCGGAGGAGCTCTACGGCGACAGCTCGAGCATGGCCATGCGCGTCGTGATCGCGCTCGTCTACCTGGTCGTGTGCGCGCTGGGGCTCGTCGGGAACCTGCTGGCGCTTTACCTGCTCCATTCGCGCCACAGACTCAAGCAGTCGTCCATCAACTGCTTCGTCATGAGTTTAGCCGTGACGGACCTGCAGTTCGTCCTGACTCTTCCGTTCTGGGCCGTGGACACCGCTTTGGACTTCAGATGGCCGTTTGGAAAGGTGATGTGCAAGATCATCAGCTCGGTCACCACCATGAATATGTACGCGAGCGTGTTCTTCTTAACTGCCATGAGCGTAGCGCGCTACTGCTCCCTGTCCTCATCCCTACGGATGCAGTGTCCCAAAACGGCCTCGGCTGAGGTCAAGTGGGCCAGTTTGGGAATCTGGATCGTGTCCGTGGTGGCCACCATCCCTCACGCGGTATACTCAACCACGGCGCAGGTGTCCGACGACGAGCTGTGCCTCGTCCGCTTCTCGGATTCCGGTAACTGGGACCCGCAGCTGCTTCTGGGTCTCTATCAAACCCAAAAGGTACTTCTGGGCTTCGTGATTCCGCTGGTTATCATCTGCGTTTGTTACCTCCTCCTGCTGCGCTTCGTTCTGCGGCGGCGCGTCAGTGGAATCCCCGGCTCGGAAAGCGAGAGAGGGCGGCACAATCGCCGTTCCAAAGTCACCAGATCGGTCACCATCGTGGTTCTGTCGTTCTTTCTGTGCTGGCTCCCCAACCAGGCGCTGACCCTTTGGGGGGTGCTCATCAAATTTGACCTGGTGCCATTCAGTAACGCGTTTTACAACGCGCAGGCCTACGCGTTCCCCATCACCGTGTGCCTGGCGCACACCAACAGCTGCCTGAACCCGGTGCTGTACTGTCTGATCCGTCAGGAGTACCGGACCGGCCTCAAGAAGCTGTTGTTTAGAGCCACTCCGTCCATCCGGAACCTGGCCAAGCTGGTGCACCGGGGGAAGAAGGTGGCGGAGGCTCCGGCCGGCGTGTCTGTGGTGCAGATGGAGATCGGGATGTGA